One Euphorbia lathyris chromosome 1, ddEupLath1.1, whole genome shotgun sequence DNA segment encodes these proteins:
- the LOC136203766 gene encoding DExH-box ATP-dependent RNA helicase DExH6 isoform X1, with product MGKRRQKQRQKQNPNVAEATRIRISQILQHFRDADDQAYTFEANMSNHERAVVHEVCRKMGMTSKSSGRGNERRVSVYKSKKKADNMKAHDRVTYLTFSEEARIVLQDLFANYPPEDGELGEKMSGIHNGRNSKRQGKRDDMFSMPSMTKEDIAKKVEALNSRIEKTAKFRQIVEDRSKLPIASFRDVITSTIDSHQVVLISGETGCGKTTQVPQFLLDHMWGRGEACKIVCTQPRRISATSVAERIAYERGENVGDDIGYKIRLESKGGRNSSIVFCTNGVLLRVLVSKGTTRSKRKTSSKTAKDDLSSITHILVDEIHERDCYADFTLAIIRDILPLNPHLRLILMSATLDAGRFSQYFGGCPVICVPGFTYPVKSFYLEDVLSVVKSEDNDHSNSAVQTKEICEFTEDDRAALDEAINLAWTDDEFDSLLDLVSSEGIPYIYNYQDSLTGTTPLMVFAGKGRVRDVCMLLSFGADCHLRDKDGLTALEWAERENQQEAADTIRRHVESSMSDSLKQKLLNKYLANINPELIDAVLIEQLLKKICADSTAGAILVFLPGWDDINRTRERLLANPFFKDASKYMIISLHSMVPHMEQKNVFKRPPQGCRKIILSTNIAETAITIDDVVYVIDSGRMKEKSYDPYNNVSTLQSSWVSKASSKQREGRAGRCQPGICYRLYSKLRAESLPDFRVPEIKRMPIEELCLQVKLLDPNCKIGDFLRKTLDPPVPETIHNAIAVLQDIGALSHDEQLTELGEKLGHLPVHPTTSKMLFFAILMNCLDPALTLACASDYRDPFTLPMLPDGKMRAAAAKFELASLYGGHSDQLAVIAAFECWKNAKERGQEAWFCSQYFISSSTMHMLHGMRKQLQSELMRNGFIQEDVSCCNLNAHDPGILNAVLVAGLYPMVGRIMPRNGKRIVVETANGAKVRLHPHSLYYKLSSKKSDDCPLIIYDEITRGDRGLQIRNCTTVGPLPLLLLATEIVVAPGTDGVGDGDGEDENDDEDEDEDEDEEDEDEEDGDADEMKIDELDGHNEEKIMSSPDNSVQVVMDRWLYFGAKALDVAQIYCLRERLTAAILFKVTDPRKELPPMLGASMHATASVLALDGRSGISLSSESVDSLTSMVHATGIDNSAQGRRGMNHNSNSFLKSLMSNDVQPMLTNRRNRKPPWALKGKSKGNEQASQDYNLYGGMANQRAPVQGSSSVGNNSGSSATKRQRGDASKK from the exons CTTATACGTTTGAAGCTAACATGTCAAACCACGAACGGGCTGTGGTACATGAAGTTTGCCGTAAAATGGGTATGACATCCAAAAGCTCTGG CCGTGGGAATGAGAGACGGGTATCTGTTTACAAGAGTAAAAAGAAAGCAGACAATATGAAGGCACATGATAGGGTTACATATTTGACATTTTCAGAAGAAGCAAGAATAGTGTTACAAGATTTATTTGCAAACTACCCACCTGAAGATGGAGAGCTTGGTGAAAAAATGTCGGGAATTCATAATGGAAGGAATAGTAAAAGACAAGGGAAAAGAGATGATATGTTTAGTATGCCTTCAATGACCAAAGAAGATATAGCAAAAAAAGTGGAAGCACTAAATTCTAGAATTGAGAAGACTGCAAAATTTAGACAG ATTGTTGAAGATAGATCTAAGCTCCCTATTGCATCCTTTAGGGATGTCATTACATCCACTATTGATTCTCACCAG GTTGTTCTTATATCTGGTGAGACAGGCTGTGGAAAGACTACACAG GTTCCTCAGTTTCTTTTGGACCATATGTGGGGACGAGGTGAGGCATGCAAAATAGTCTGCACACAACCTCGTCGTATCTCGGCAACATCAG TTGCTGAGAGGATAGCTTATGAAAGAGGAGAAAATGTTGGAGATGATATTGGATACAAG ATTCGGTTAGAAAGTAAAGGTGGAAGAAACTCTTCAATTGTATTCTGTACAAATGGAGTTCTTCTGAGGGTGCTTGTTTCCAAGGGCACAACTAGGTCAAAGAGAAAAACTTCTAGTAAAACTGCCAAGGATGACCTTTCCAGCATTACTCACATTCTTGTG GATGAAATTCATGAAAGGGATTGTTATGCTGATTTCACGTTGGCGATCATTAG AGACATACTTCCTTTAAATCCTCATCTTCGACTG ATACTGATGAGTGCTACTCTTGATGCTGGACGATTTTCACAATATTTTGGTGGCTGCCCAGTTATTTGTGTTCCAGGGTTCACTTATCCC GTCAAAAGTTTCTACTTGGAGGATGTACTCTCTGTTGTAAAGTCTGAAGATAATGATCATAGTAATTCGGCTGTGCAAACAAAGGAAATCTGTGAATTTACAGAAGATGATCGAGCTGCTTTAGATGAAGCAATCAATTTGGCTTGGACAGACGATGAATTTGATTCTCTACTGGATTTGGTTTCTTCTGAAGGAATCCCATATATTTACAATTACCAAGATTCTTTGACTGGAACTACTCCATTGATGGTCTTTGCTGGTAAGGGTAGAGTGCGTGATGTTTGTATGCTTCTCTCCTTTGGTGCAGACTGTCATTTACGGGACAAGGATGGATTAACAGCATTGGAGTGGGCTGAACGAGAAAACCAGCAAGAAGCTGCTGATACAATAAGGCGGCATGTTGAAAGTTCCATGAGTGACTCACTGAAGCAAAAGTTGCTTAATAAATATCTAGCAAACATTAACCCTGAACTGATAGATGCTGTTCTTATTGAACAGTTATTAAAGAAAATTTGTGCAGACTCAACTGCTGGTGCTATTCTTGTTTTTCTTCCTGGTTGGGATGATATAAATAGAACCCGGGAGAGATTACTTGCAAACCCATTTTTCAAAGATGCTTCCAAGTATATGATTATCTCTCTCCATTCCATGGTTCCACATATGGAGCAAAAGAATGTTTTCAAGCGCCCACCTCAGGGTTGTCGCAAAATCATTCTTTCAACTAATATTGCTGAAACTGCTATTACCATTGATGATGTTGTCTACGTCATAGATAGTGGTAGAATGAAGGAAAAAAGTTATGATCCTTATAACAATGTATCAACACTTCAATCTTCCTGGGTGTCCAAAGCAAGTTCAAAGCAACGAGAGGGACGTGCAGGCCGCTGTCAGCCTGGGATATGTTATCGTCTTTATTCAAAACTTCGAGCAGAATCTTTACCTGATTTTCGAGTTCCTGAAATCAAGAGAATGCCGATTGAAGAACTTTGTTTGCAA GTGAAGCTGCTTGATCCCAATTGCAAGATAGGAGATTTTCTGCGTAAGACTCTGGATCCTCCAGTTCCAGAAACCATACATAACGCAATTGCTGTTCTGCAGGATATTGGGGCTTTATCTCATGATGAACAACTGACTGAACTAGGAGAGAAGTTAGGCCACCTTCCTGTTCATCCAACGACGAGCAAAATGCTTTTCTTTGCCATCTTGATGAACTGTCTTGACCCAGCTCTTACATTGGCTTGCGCTTCTGATTACAGAGATCCATTTACCTTGCCTATGCTGCCAGATGGAAAGATGAGAGCTGCTGCTGCTAAATTTGAACTTGCTTCACTCTATGGTGGGCATAGTGATCAGCTAGCTGTTATTGCAGCCTTTGAGTGCTGGAAGAATGCTAAAGAAAGGGGTCAAGAAGCATGGTTTTGTTCTCAATATTTCATCTCTTCGAGTACCATGCATATGCTGCATGGTATGCGTAAACAACTTCAGTCAGAACTAATGCGTAATGGGTTCATTCAGGAAGATGTCTCGTGTTGTAATCTAAATGCACATGACCCTGGAATTCTCAATGCCGTGCTAGTTGCTGGTTTGTATCCTATGGTGGGGAGAATAATGCCTAGAAATGGGAAGCGTATTGTTGTAGAAACTGCAAATGGTGCTAAAGTTCGGTTGCACCCTCATTcattatattataaattatcTTCTAAGAAATCCGATGATTGCCCGCTGATTATATATGATGAGATAACACGTGGCGACAGGGGTTTGCAAATAAGGAACTGTACGACTGTCGGGCCGCTCCCTTTGTTACTTCTTGCCACAGAAATTGTTGTTGCTCCCGGAACGGATGGTGTTGGTGATGGTGATGGTGAAGATGAAaatgatgatgaagatgaagatgaagatgaagatgaagaggatgaagatgaagaagatggtgATGCAGATGAGATGAAAATAGATGAGTTGGACGGACACAATGAAGAGAAGATAATGTCATCTCCTGATAATTCAGTTCAGGTGGTTATGGATCGGTGGCTGTATTTTGGAGCAAAAGCCCTTGATGTTGCTCAGATATACTGCTTAAGGGAGCGATTAACAGCAGCGATCTTGTTCAAA GTCACAGATCCTCGAAAAGAACTTCCTCCTATGCTTGGAGCCTCAATGCATGCAACAGCCTCTGTTCTTGCTCTCGATGGGCGATCCGGGATTTCATTATCTTCTGAATCTGTTGACTCATTAACCTCAATGGTCCATGCAACTGGGATTGATAACTCTGCTCAAGGCAGGAGAGGAATGAACCATAATTCAAATAGCTTTCTGAAATCGCTGATGAGCAATGATGTACAGCCCATGCTAACAAATCGTCGTAATCGCAAACCGCCCTGGGCATTGAAGGGGAAATCAAAGGGAAATGAACAAGCAAGCcaggattataatttatatggtGGTATGGCAAATCAAAGAGCTCCAGTGCAAGGTTCGAGTTCAGTTGGCAACAATTCGGGATCGTCAGCTACTAAACGGCAGCGTGGAGATGCATCCAAGAAGTAA
- the LOC136203766 gene encoding DExH-box ATP-dependent RNA helicase DExH6 isoform X2 → MWGRGEACKIVCTQPRRISATSVAERIAYERGENVGDDIGYKIRLESKGGRNSSIVFCTNGVLLRVLVSKGTTRSKRKTSSKTAKDDLSSITHILVDEIHERDCYADFTLAIIRDILPLNPHLRLILMSATLDAGRFSQYFGGCPVICVPGFTYPVKSFYLEDVLSVVKSEDNDHSNSAVQTKEICEFTEDDRAALDEAINLAWTDDEFDSLLDLVSSEGIPYIYNYQDSLTGTTPLMVFAGKGRVRDVCMLLSFGADCHLRDKDGLTALEWAERENQQEAADTIRRHVESSMSDSLKQKLLNKYLANINPELIDAVLIEQLLKKICADSTAGAILVFLPGWDDINRTRERLLANPFFKDASKYMIISLHSMVPHMEQKNVFKRPPQGCRKIILSTNIAETAITIDDVVYVIDSGRMKEKSYDPYNNVSTLQSSWVSKASSKQREGRAGRCQPGICYRLYSKLRAESLPDFRVPEIKRMPIEELCLQVKLLDPNCKIGDFLRKTLDPPVPETIHNAIAVLQDIGALSHDEQLTELGEKLGHLPVHPTTSKMLFFAILMNCLDPALTLACASDYRDPFTLPMLPDGKMRAAAAKFELASLYGGHSDQLAVIAAFECWKNAKERGQEAWFCSQYFISSSTMHMLHGMRKQLQSELMRNGFIQEDVSCCNLNAHDPGILNAVLVAGLYPMVGRIMPRNGKRIVVETANGAKVRLHPHSLYYKLSSKKSDDCPLIIYDEITRGDRGLQIRNCTTVGPLPLLLLATEIVVAPGTDGVGDGDGEDENDDEDEDEDEDEEDEDEEDGDADEMKIDELDGHNEEKIMSSPDNSVQVVMDRWLYFGAKALDVAQIYCLRERLTAAILFKVTDPRKELPPMLGASMHATASVLALDGRSGISLSSESVDSLTSMVHATGIDNSAQGRRGMNHNSNSFLKSLMSNDVQPMLTNRRNRKPPWALKGKSKGNEQASQDYNLYGGMANQRAPVQGSSSVGNNSGSSATKRQRGDASKK, encoded by the exons ATGTGGGGACGAGGTGAGGCATGCAAAATAGTCTGCACACAACCTCGTCGTATCTCGGCAACATCAG TTGCTGAGAGGATAGCTTATGAAAGAGGAGAAAATGTTGGAGATGATATTGGATACAAG ATTCGGTTAGAAAGTAAAGGTGGAAGAAACTCTTCAATTGTATTCTGTACAAATGGAGTTCTTCTGAGGGTGCTTGTTTCCAAGGGCACAACTAGGTCAAAGAGAAAAACTTCTAGTAAAACTGCCAAGGATGACCTTTCCAGCATTACTCACATTCTTGTG GATGAAATTCATGAAAGGGATTGTTATGCTGATTTCACGTTGGCGATCATTAG AGACATACTTCCTTTAAATCCTCATCTTCGACTG ATACTGATGAGTGCTACTCTTGATGCTGGACGATTTTCACAATATTTTGGTGGCTGCCCAGTTATTTGTGTTCCAGGGTTCACTTATCCC GTCAAAAGTTTCTACTTGGAGGATGTACTCTCTGTTGTAAAGTCTGAAGATAATGATCATAGTAATTCGGCTGTGCAAACAAAGGAAATCTGTGAATTTACAGAAGATGATCGAGCTGCTTTAGATGAAGCAATCAATTTGGCTTGGACAGACGATGAATTTGATTCTCTACTGGATTTGGTTTCTTCTGAAGGAATCCCATATATTTACAATTACCAAGATTCTTTGACTGGAACTACTCCATTGATGGTCTTTGCTGGTAAGGGTAGAGTGCGTGATGTTTGTATGCTTCTCTCCTTTGGTGCAGACTGTCATTTACGGGACAAGGATGGATTAACAGCATTGGAGTGGGCTGAACGAGAAAACCAGCAAGAAGCTGCTGATACAATAAGGCGGCATGTTGAAAGTTCCATGAGTGACTCACTGAAGCAAAAGTTGCTTAATAAATATCTAGCAAACATTAACCCTGAACTGATAGATGCTGTTCTTATTGAACAGTTATTAAAGAAAATTTGTGCAGACTCAACTGCTGGTGCTATTCTTGTTTTTCTTCCTGGTTGGGATGATATAAATAGAACCCGGGAGAGATTACTTGCAAACCCATTTTTCAAAGATGCTTCCAAGTATATGATTATCTCTCTCCATTCCATGGTTCCACATATGGAGCAAAAGAATGTTTTCAAGCGCCCACCTCAGGGTTGTCGCAAAATCATTCTTTCAACTAATATTGCTGAAACTGCTATTACCATTGATGATGTTGTCTACGTCATAGATAGTGGTAGAATGAAGGAAAAAAGTTATGATCCTTATAACAATGTATCAACACTTCAATCTTCCTGGGTGTCCAAAGCAAGTTCAAAGCAACGAGAGGGACGTGCAGGCCGCTGTCAGCCTGGGATATGTTATCGTCTTTATTCAAAACTTCGAGCAGAATCTTTACCTGATTTTCGAGTTCCTGAAATCAAGAGAATGCCGATTGAAGAACTTTGTTTGCAA GTGAAGCTGCTTGATCCCAATTGCAAGATAGGAGATTTTCTGCGTAAGACTCTGGATCCTCCAGTTCCAGAAACCATACATAACGCAATTGCTGTTCTGCAGGATATTGGGGCTTTATCTCATGATGAACAACTGACTGAACTAGGAGAGAAGTTAGGCCACCTTCCTGTTCATCCAACGACGAGCAAAATGCTTTTCTTTGCCATCTTGATGAACTGTCTTGACCCAGCTCTTACATTGGCTTGCGCTTCTGATTACAGAGATCCATTTACCTTGCCTATGCTGCCAGATGGAAAGATGAGAGCTGCTGCTGCTAAATTTGAACTTGCTTCACTCTATGGTGGGCATAGTGATCAGCTAGCTGTTATTGCAGCCTTTGAGTGCTGGAAGAATGCTAAAGAAAGGGGTCAAGAAGCATGGTTTTGTTCTCAATATTTCATCTCTTCGAGTACCATGCATATGCTGCATGGTATGCGTAAACAACTTCAGTCAGAACTAATGCGTAATGGGTTCATTCAGGAAGATGTCTCGTGTTGTAATCTAAATGCACATGACCCTGGAATTCTCAATGCCGTGCTAGTTGCTGGTTTGTATCCTATGGTGGGGAGAATAATGCCTAGAAATGGGAAGCGTATTGTTGTAGAAACTGCAAATGGTGCTAAAGTTCGGTTGCACCCTCATTcattatattataaattatcTTCTAAGAAATCCGATGATTGCCCGCTGATTATATATGATGAGATAACACGTGGCGACAGGGGTTTGCAAATAAGGAACTGTACGACTGTCGGGCCGCTCCCTTTGTTACTTCTTGCCACAGAAATTGTTGTTGCTCCCGGAACGGATGGTGTTGGTGATGGTGATGGTGAAGATGAAaatgatgatgaagatgaagatgaagatgaagatgaagaggatgaagatgaagaagatggtgATGCAGATGAGATGAAAATAGATGAGTTGGACGGACACAATGAAGAGAAGATAATGTCATCTCCTGATAATTCAGTTCAGGTGGTTATGGATCGGTGGCTGTATTTTGGAGCAAAAGCCCTTGATGTTGCTCAGATATACTGCTTAAGGGAGCGATTAACAGCAGCGATCTTGTTCAAA GTCACAGATCCTCGAAAAGAACTTCCTCCTATGCTTGGAGCCTCAATGCATGCAACAGCCTCTGTTCTTGCTCTCGATGGGCGATCCGGGATTTCATTATCTTCTGAATCTGTTGACTCATTAACCTCAATGGTCCATGCAACTGGGATTGATAACTCTGCTCAAGGCAGGAGAGGAATGAACCATAATTCAAATAGCTTTCTGAAATCGCTGATGAGCAATGATGTACAGCCCATGCTAACAAATCGTCGTAATCGCAAACCGCCCTGGGCATTGAAGGGGAAATCAAAGGGAAATGAACAAGCAAGCcaggattataatttatatggtGGTATGGCAAATCAAAGAGCTCCAGTGCAAGGTTCGAGTTCAGTTGGCAACAATTCGGGATCGTCAGCTACTAAACGGCAGCGTGGAGATGCATCCAAGAAGTAA